From the Phyllopteryx taeniolatus isolate TA_2022b chromosome 16, UOR_Ptae_1.2, whole genome shotgun sequence genome, one window contains:
- the socs1a gene encoding suppressor of cytokine signaling 1a, producing the protein MVANSAADGKHNLSGSSSSESSELEQLQHRAAPKPKLRSASTPCRYLTHFPTFNCKEDCRIITDTAAKLELSGFYWGPLGVDEAHQMLKDAPLGSYLIRDSRQKDVFFTLSYHAKSGPVSVRIDYKRQKFSLTGNERTFPTLFALLEHYTHSPKRSLRVPYRKWEPTLQELCRRRIMALCGGGRQVLELPLTNVAQGFLLEFPYKL; encoded by the coding sequence ATGGTAGCAAACAGCGCGGCAGACGGCAAGCACAACTTGTCAGGCTCGTCGAGCTCCGAATCTTCCGAGTTGGAGCAACTTCAGCACCGGGCCGCACCGAAACCCAAGCTGAGGTCTGCGTCCACGCCATGCAGGTACCTGACCCACTTCCCCACGTTCAACTGCAAGGAGGACTGCAGGATCATCACAGACACGGCGGCCAAGCTGGAGCTGAGTGGCTTCTACTGGGGCCCTCTGGGAGTGGACGAGGCCCACCAAATGCTGAAGGACGCCCCGCTGGGCAGCTACCTCATCCGGGACAGCCGGCAGAAGGACGTCTTCTTCACACTGTCCTATCACGCCAAGAGCGGGCCGGTCAGCGTGCGCATCGACTACAAGCGGCAGAAATTCTCTCTCACAGGCAACGAGCGCACTTTCCCCACTCTCTTTGCCCTCTTGGAGCATTACACCCACTCCCCCAAGAGGAGCCTGAGGGTCCCATACAGAAAATGGGAGCCCACCCTGCAGGAGCTTTGCAGAAGGCGCATCATGGCGCTCTGCGGCGGAGGGAGGCAGGTTTTGGAGCTGCCCCTCACCAATGTCGCCCAAGGCTTCCTGTTGGAATTCCCTTACAAGTTATGA